From a single Vitis vinifera cultivar Pinot Noir 40024 chromosome 18, ASM3070453v1 genomic region:
- the LOC104882795 gene encoding F-box protein At2g26160-like yields MAALSSNSSLDWASLPMEVFHSILDKLEFVADCMSFNAVCTEWRNASCEKLEQVRANHKRHCSDHQQLPLLMVPTSDSSRERSALLYDVTQKGGCKFYLRLPEARCRGSSHGWLIVVDPSFKVILVNPHSRKFIHLPVLQRLVFETGSNYLLHALIPFRCVLSVDPDENPNEYVLMVIYGSQNRLAFIKSGDTHWSYIDKNHCDDLNFFTTTDSDSIFIDRESWNLKDIVYKDGLFYVLEQQGQLLSCDVSGTLKVERVTPPDTLHWTNRDKTYLVESPQGHLFRVIKVVDDDRTTVGFVIYKLIYSLGNPRWTEVKSLGDVALFLGDNHSISVVASDFPSCQPNSIYFCEHYHEFYSLPDDRYDVGVFSLLDGTITPIYPYSRKMMQPRRLMLCSFWFSPCPAHLKSIQRCKEEDVHYCHIFVYACRFFNGRIH; encoded by the coding sequence ATGGCGGCTTTGTCCTCGAATTCAAGTTTAGATTGGGCATCACTTCCCATGGAAGTTTTCCATTCGATTTTAGATAAATTAGAGTTTGTGGCGGACTGTATGAGTTTCAATGCGGTTTGTACAGAATGGCGAAATGCATCTTGTGAAAAACTTGAGCAAGTGCGAGCTAACCATAAACGTCATTGTTCTGACCACCAACAGCTCCCATTGCTCATGGTTCCTACCTCAGATTCTAGCAGGGAGAGGTCTGCTTTATTATATGACGTCACACAAAAAGGTGGCTGCAAGTTTTATTTACGCCTACCTGAAGCAAGGTGTCGGGGATCTTCTCATGGCTGGTTGATTGTGGTTGATCCATCTTTTAAGGTAATCCTCGTCAACCCACACTCTCGAAAATTCATTCATCTTCCTGTCCTCCAAAGATTAGTATTTGAAACAGGTTCCAACTATTTACTTCATGCCCTTATCCCTTTTAGATGTGTATTGTCTGTCGATCCTGATGAGAACCCGAATGAGTATGTACTCATGGTAATATATGGTTCTCAAAATAGGCTAGCATTCATCAAATCTGGTGATACACATTGGAGTTATATTGACAAAAATCATTGtgatgatttaaatttttttacgaCTACTGATTCTGACTCCATATTTATTGATAGAGAGTCATGGAATTTAAAGGATATTGTTTATAAGGATGGGTTATTCTATGTATTAGAACAACAGGGTCAGCTTTTATCCTGTGATGTGAGTGGCACTTTAAAAGTGGAGAGGGTTACTCCACCCGATACACTCCACTGGACTAACAGGGATAAGACATATTTAGTAGAATCACCTCAAGGACATCTTTTCCGGGTTATAAAGGTCGTCGACGATGATAGGACCACGGTGGGATTTGTGATTTATAAGTTAATATATTCTTTGGGGAATCCCAGATGGACGGAGGTTAAGAGCTTGGGCGATGTTGCCTTATTTTTGGGAGATAATCATTCCATTTCTGTCGTTGCATCTGATTTTCCGAGTTGTCAGccaaattctatatatttttgcGAACATTACCATGAATTCTATTCTTTACCTGACGACCGATACGATGTGGGAGTCTTCAGTTTACTTGATGGGACTATTACACCAATTTATCCATATTCTCGCAAGATGATGCAGCCACGCAGGCTGATGTTGTGCTCATTTTGGTTTTCGCCGTGCCCTGCTCACTTAAAATCTATCCAACGCTGTAAAGAAGAAGATGTCCATTATTGTCATATATTTGTTTATGCTTGTCGTTTCTTCAACGGAAGAATTCATTAA